One genomic window of Aliiroseovarius sp. M344 includes the following:
- a CDS encoding AMP-binding protein, translating into MISRLSDADWLAHGRARKLIARWDQWQVMRDEFAWDIPTQFNIAERCCDSWAARDGSRVALTHVAQDGAATDWTFEELKAASDRLATVLRSRGLGKGDRIAILLGQGPEVLITHFAAYKLGAVVLPLFTLFGADALAYRLSDSGARIVVTDAQSLPKLDEIRTDLPELTEVFSVNPTSTSLDFWAEVNAAQPLATAEATLAEDPAVMIYTSGTTGPPKGVLHAHRFLLGHLPCVETYNEDFPQAGDKGWTPADWAWIGGLMDLALPFLFFGVPIVSHRMRKFQADAAYRLIANQNIRNLFMPPTALKLLRQSGAPQADVDIRSIGSGGESLGAGLLDWARDVLGVNVNEFYGQTECNLVLSSVAGAMQVKPGSMGQPIPGHDVAVIDPKGKPCAPGEMGEIAVRAGDPVLFLRYWNLQDKTAAKFDGDWMRTGDLAVRDKDGYFTFASRDDDVITSAGYRIGPSEIENCLQTHPDVAMAAVIGVPDPLRTEAVKAVVVLRAGAKTAGLADHLIQLVRDRISPHVAPRLVEFVDELPMTATGKIMRRELRKPSGS; encoded by the coding sequence GTGATCTCACGTCTGTCTGACGCGGACTGGCTGGCACATGGCCGCGCGCGCAAGCTGATTGCGCGTTGGGATCAGTGGCAGGTGATGCGCGATGAATTCGCGTGGGACATTCCGACCCAATTCAACATTGCCGAACGGTGCTGCGACAGTTGGGCGGCACGTGATGGCAGTCGCGTGGCGCTGACCCATGTTGCGCAGGATGGAGCGGCCACAGACTGGACCTTTGAAGAGTTAAAGGCTGCATCTGACCGGTTGGCAACGGTCTTGCGCAGCCGCGGATTGGGTAAGGGTGACCGGATCGCGATTTTGCTGGGGCAGGGGCCAGAGGTGCTGATCACCCATTTTGCGGCCTATAAACTAGGGGCCGTTGTCCTGCCCTTGTTCACCTTGTTTGGTGCCGATGCGCTTGCCTATCGCCTGTCTGACAGCGGGGCGCGGATCGTGGTCACTGACGCGCAAAGCCTACCAAAACTTGACGAAATCCGCACGGACCTTCCGGAACTGACCGAGGTGTTTTCGGTCAATCCGACCTCAACCAGCTTAGATTTCTGGGCCGAAGTAAACGCGGCGCAACCTTTGGCCACTGCCGAGGCAACACTTGCCGAAGACCCGGCGGTGATGATCTATACTTCGGGCACCACGGGCCCACCCAAGGGGGTGCTGCATGCGCACCGATTTCTTTTGGGCCATCTGCCCTGTGTGGAAACCTACAACGAGGATTTCCCGCAAGCTGGTGACAAGGGCTGGACGCCAGCTGATTGGGCGTGGATCGGCGGGTTGATGGATCTGGCACTTCCCTTTCTTTTCTTTGGCGTACCGATCGTCAGTCACCGGATGCGAAAGTTTCAGGCCGACGCGGCTTACCGCCTGATTGCAAACCAGAACATTCGCAATCTCTTCATGCCGCCCACCGCCTTGAAGCTGCTACGCCAGTCCGGTGCACCCCAAGCGGATGTCGATATCCGCTCCATTGGGTCAGGCGGCGAAAGCCTTGGGGCCGGGTTGCTGGACTGGGCGCGCGACGTGCTGGGCGTCAATGTGAACGAGTTTTACGGGCAGACCGAATGCAATTTGGTTCTGTCTTCCGTGGCCGGTGCGATGCAGGTCAAACCCGGCAGTATGGGGCAACCCATCCCCGGCCACGATGTTGCAGTGATTGACCCGAAAGGGAAACCTTGTGCCCCCGGCGAAATGGGAGAGATCGCAGTGCGCGCCGGCGATCCGGTGCTGTTCCTGCGCTACTGGAACCTGCAAGATAAGACAGCGGCGAAGTTTGACGGCGACTGGATGCGCACCGGCGATCTGGCCGTACGGGATAAAGACGGGTATTTCACCTTCGCCAGCCGGGATGACGATGTCATCACCTCAGCGGGCTATCGCATTGGTCCGTCCGAGATTGAGAACTGCCTACAAACTCATCCTGATGTGGCGATGGCCGCCGTCATCGGCGTGCCAGACCCCCTTCGGACCGAGGCGGTGAAGGCCGTCGTGGTGTTGCGGGCGGGGGCAAAGACAGCGGGCTTGGCTGATCATCTGATCCAACTTGTCCGCGACCGGATCAGCCCCCATGTCGCCCCGCGACTGGTTGAATTCGTCGATGAGCTGCCAATGACTGCGACGGGCAAGATCATGCGCAGAGAGTTGCGAAAACCCAGCGGGAGTTGA
- the glmU gene encoding bifunctional UDP-N-acetylglucosamine diphosphorylase/glucosamine-1-phosphate N-acetyltransferase GlmU → MATALIVLAAGMGTRMNSDLPKVMHEIAGAPLFAHALASGAALSPDRAVLVVGHGAEMVGATAKDIDPDIIIAVQEEQLGTGHAVLQARAALEGFDGDAIVLYGDTPFIRPETLEAMAQARADGADVVVLGFEAADPGRYGRLIVNGGTLDRIVEFKDASDEERAVTLCNSGVIAADTNLLFDLLDGVGNDNAAGEYYLPDIVSVARARGLTATVVTCDEAETLGINSRAELAAAEGVFQTRAREAALGDGVTLIARDTVFFAHDTVIGRDSVIEPNVIFGPGVTVESNARIRAFSHLEGCHVSRGAVVGPFARLRPGAELANNAKVGNFVEIKNAQIEEGAKVNHLSYVGDARVGEHANIGAGTITCNYDGVSKHHTDIGARAFIGSNTCLVAPVSVGDDAMTATGTVVTKNVAAGAMAVGRAKMEVKPGLALKLFEKLKATKARRQKGS, encoded by the coding sequence ATGGCGACTGCCTTGATTGTCCTTGCCGCTGGCATGGGAACACGAATGAATTCAGACCTGCCGAAAGTGATGCACGAGATTGCAGGCGCGCCGCTATTTGCGCACGCGCTGGCCTCTGGCGCGGCCCTGTCGCCGGACCGGGCTGTTCTGGTAGTTGGGCATGGGGCCGAGATGGTCGGGGCTACCGCGAAAGACATTGACCCCGACATCATAATTGCCGTGCAGGAAGAACAGCTTGGCACTGGCCATGCGGTCCTTCAGGCACGAGCGGCGCTGGAAGGTTTCGACGGTGACGCAATCGTCCTTTATGGCGACACACCCTTCATTCGCCCTGAAACACTGGAGGCGATGGCCCAAGCCCGCGCCGATGGGGCCGACGTTGTCGTGCTGGGCTTCGAAGCAGCCGATCCTGGCCGTTATGGCCGGTTGATCGTCAATGGCGGCACATTGGACCGGATCGTTGAGTTCAAGGACGCGTCGGATGAGGAACGTGCCGTAACACTTTGTAACAGCGGTGTTATTGCTGCAGACACCAACCTTCTGTTCGACCTTCTGGATGGGGTCGGAAACGACAATGCGGCAGGCGAATACTACCTGCCCGATATCGTGTCGGTTGCGCGCGCACGCGGTCTGACAGCGACTGTCGTGACCTGCGATGAGGCCGAAACGCTGGGCATCAATTCCCGCGCCGAACTGGCCGCAGCCGAGGGTGTGTTCCAGACCCGCGCGCGTGAAGCCGCGCTGGGAGATGGCGTGACCTTAATAGCGCGTGACACGGTCTTTTTCGCCCATGATACCGTCATCGGCCGCGATAGCGTGATCGAGCCCAACGTGATCTTCGGCCCCGGCGTCACCGTGGAAAGCAATGCCCGCATCCGGGCGTTTTCACACCTTGAAGGCTGCCACGTGTCGCGCGGTGCAGTGGTCGGCCCCTTTGCCCGCCTGCGCCCCGGTGCAGAACTGGCCAACAACGCCAAGGTGGGCAACTTCGTCGAGATCAAGAACGCGCAGATCGAAGAAGGCGCGAAGGTCAATCACCTGAGCTATGTGGGCGATGCCCGCGTGGGCGAGCACGCCAATATCGGCGCTGGTACCATCACCTGCAATTATGATGGAGTCTCAAAGCATCATACAGACATTGGCGCACGGGCTTTCATCGGGTCAAACACCTGCCTTGTCGCGCCCGTCTCGGTCGGCGATGACGCCATGACGGCAACCGGCACCGTGGTCACGAAAAACGTAGCCGCCGGTGCGATGGCCGTTGGGCGCGCGAAGATGGAGGTCAAACCCGGCCTCGCCCTCAAATTGTTCGAAAAGTTAAAGGCCACAAAGGCCAGACGCCAGAAAGGATCCTGA
- a CDS encoding HAD-IA family hydrolase: MSDTATPGRRAGRRTVIFDLDGTLADTSGDLIAAANACFVALGHGDLLDPANDQLTAFHGGRAMLRLGFSRLNGGDVEEAAIDREFPNLLEAYEANIDRHTQLYPGAMEAVGRLHAGGYAVGICTNKPEGLARLLLTRMGILDRFTSLIGADTLPTRKPDPAPFVAAAHGAGGDPAHALLVGDTETDRLTARAAGVPCILVGFGPEGPGVSRLAPEAMLDHFDDLDRVVADLIG; encoded by the coding sequence ATGAGCGATACAGCAACGCCGGGGCGGCGCGCAGGACGACGAACGGTTATCTTTGATCTGGACGGCACATTGGCCGATACGTCGGGGGATTTGATCGCCGCGGCGAACGCCTGTTTCGTGGCGCTGGGGCATGGTGATCTGCTGGACCCGGCCAACGACCAGTTGACGGCCTTTCATGGTGGTCGGGCGATGCTGCGTCTGGGCTTTTCGCGCTTGAATGGTGGCGACGTGGAAGAGGCCGCGATTGATCGGGAGTTTCCGAACCTGCTGGAGGCCTATGAAGCCAACATAGATCGGCACACGCAGTTGTATCCGGGTGCGATGGAAGCGGTAGGACGGCTACATGCGGGCGGTTATGCGGTCGGGATATGCACCAATAAACCTGAAGGGCTTGCCCGGTTGTTGCTGACCCGGATGGGCATTCTGGATCGCTTTACCTCGTTGATCGGGGCGGACACGTTGCCCACCCGTAAACCGGACCCGGCCCCGTTTGTTGCTGCGGCGCATGGGGCGGGGGGGGATCCGGCGCATGCGCTTTTGGTGGGTGATACGGAGACCGATCGCCTGACCGCACGGGCGGCTGGGGTGCCCTGCATTCTTGTCGGCTTCGGACCGGAAGGGCCCGGCGTGTCCCGTCTAGCGCCCGAGGCGATGCTGGATCACTTCGATGATCTGGATCGAGTGGTCGCAGACCTTATCGGCTGA
- the glmS gene encoding glutamine--fructose-6-phosphate transaminase (isomerizing) — protein sequence MCGIVGVLGNHEAAPILVEALKRLEYRGYDSAGIATINEAGELDRRRAVGKLVNLSDTLVHDPLAGKSGIGHTRWATHGAPTTENAHPHRAGSVAVVHNGIIENFRELREKLAAEGLKFSTETDTETVALLAQSHIAKGKNPKEAVSATLDELEGAFALCFLFDGENDLMIAARKGSPLAIGHGNGEMFVGSDAIALAPMTDKITYLEEGDWAVITRDGAQIFDADGRLANRPVKQVRLDAARIEKGGYKHYMAKEIAQQPSVVGEVLKAYVKGDQITMDLGGVDFADVDRLSIVACGTAYYAGLVAKYWFEHYARLPIDIDVASEFRYREAPFAPKTLGVFVSQSGETADTLAALRYSAGKVDKIVSLINVPESSIARESDVAVEIYAGPEVSVASTKAFTCQLTCFAIMALKAAHDRGHLDDASLASHLADLRQLPGLMSHALTIDTATKKIAHKLAEARDVLFLGRGQMFPLALEGALKLKEISYIHAEGYASGELKHGPIALVDKVTPTVVMAPHDGLFDKTVSNMQEVMARGGRVVLVSDARAAKEAGDGVWQSLALPEAPELLQPILYAIPAQLLAYHTAIAKGTDVDQPRNLAKSVTVE from the coding sequence ATGTGTGGTATTGTAGGGGTCTTGGGCAATCACGAAGCCGCGCCCATCTTGGTTGAGGCGTTAAAACGGCTCGAATACCGCGGCTATGACAGCGCTGGGATTGCCACCATCAACGAGGCCGGGGAACTGGACCGCCGTCGTGCGGTGGGCAAGTTGGTGAACCTGTCAGATACCCTGGTGCATGACCCGTTGGCGGGCAAATCCGGCATTGGACACACAAGGTGGGCCACCCATGGCGCGCCGACAACTGAAAACGCCCACCCGCACCGCGCCGGATCCGTCGCGGTCGTTCATAACGGCATCATCGAGAACTTCCGCGAACTGCGTGAGAAGCTCGCTGCTGAAGGGCTGAAGTTCTCGACCGAGACAGACACCGAAACGGTTGCCCTGCTGGCCCAAAGCCACATCGCAAAGGGCAAGAACCCGAAAGAGGCTGTCTCCGCCACATTGGATGAACTGGAAGGCGCGTTTGCCCTGTGTTTCCTGTTTGACGGCGAGAACGACCTGATGATTGCCGCCCGCAAAGGCAGCCCCTTGGCAATCGGCCATGGCAACGGCGAAATGTTCGTGGGGTCAGACGCCATCGCCTTGGCACCGATGACCGACAAGATCACCTATCTGGAAGAAGGCGATTGGGCCGTCATCACCCGCGACGGGGCGCAGATTTTCGACGCTGACGGTCGCCTCGCCAACCGCCCGGTGAAACAGGTGCGTCTTGACGCAGCACGGATCGAAAAGGGTGGCTACAAGCACTACATGGCGAAGGAAATCGCCCAGCAGCCTTCTGTTGTTGGCGAAGTGCTGAAGGCTTATGTCAAAGGCGACCAGATTACCATGGATCTGGGTGGCGTCGACTTCGCCGATGTTGATCGACTGTCCATCGTGGCGTGTGGCACCGCCTACTATGCCGGGCTGGTGGCAAAATACTGGTTCGAACACTACGCCCGCCTGCCCATCGATATCGATGTCGCGTCCGAATTCCGCTATCGTGAAGCGCCTTTTGCGCCCAAAACTCTGGGCGTCTTTGTCAGTCAGTCCGGCGAAACCGCGGACACGCTGGCTGCGCTTCGGTATTCTGCTGGCAAGGTCGACAAGATCGTCAGCCTGATCAACGTCCCGGAAAGCTCGATCGCGCGCGAAAGCGATGTGGCGGTCGAAATTTATGCAGGACCGGAAGTGTCTGTGGCATCGACCAAAGCGTTCACCTGTCAGTTGACCTGCTTTGCCATCATGGCGCTGAAAGCCGCCCATGATCGCGGACATCTGGATGATGCGAGCTTGGCCAGCCACCTTGCCGATTTGCGTCAGCTTCCAGGACTGATGAGCCATGCACTGACCATCGACACAGCCACGAAAAAGATCGCCCACAAACTGGCCGAAGCGCGTGACGTGCTGTTTCTGGGGCGTGGGCAGATGTTTCCATTGGCCCTTGAAGGCGCACTCAAACTGAAAGAAATCAGCTATATACACGCCGAAGGTTACGCGTCAGGTGAATTGAAGCATGGCCCTATTGCGCTGGTCGACAAAGTGACGCCGACCGTCGTTATGGCCCCCCATGACGGGTTGTTCGACAAGACCGTTTCCAACATGCAGGAAGTCATGGCGCGCGGTGGGCGCGTTGTGCTTGTCTCGGACGCACGCGCCGCGAAAGAGGCTGGAGACGGCGTCTGGCAATCGCTCGCCCTGCCCGAAGCGCCCGAACTGTTGCAGCCGATCCTATATGCGATCCCGGCTCAGTTGTTGGCTTATCACACGGCGATCGCCAAGGGCACCGACGTGGACCAGCCCCGCAACCTTGCGAAATCGGTCACGGTCGAATGA
- a CDS encoding DNA alkylation repair protein: MTLDDALTALRAQVEEGRAEGMASYHKQTREVMGIPNPALNDLTKSWRQSLSVEDRVTLADQLWQTDIFEARIAAAKLLTQARLRPDEAAWTLIQSWVPDFDSWAIADHACMAGQKRLVAEPARIDTVEGWTKSDHMWTRRAALVITLPWTKQNNPKPEELAIRDRVLGWAAGYVEDQDWFIQKAVAWWLRDLSKHDPDRTRSFLEGHGDKLKAFARKEAGKYLA; the protein is encoded by the coding sequence ATGACGCTGGACGACGCGCTGACCGCCCTGCGTGCGCAAGTCGAAGAGGGCCGAGCCGAAGGCATGGCCAGCTATCACAAGCAAACGCGCGAGGTCATGGGCATTCCAAACCCAGCCCTGAACGATCTGACCAAATCTTGGCGGCAAAGCCTGTCGGTAGAAGACCGTGTCACATTGGCCGACCAGCTTTGGCAGACCGACATTTTCGAAGCCCGCATTGCGGCCGCCAAGCTGCTGACCCAAGCGCGATTGCGACCCGATGAAGCCGCCTGGACGCTGATCCAAAGCTGGGTGCCTGATTTCGACAGCTGGGCCATTGCCGATCATGCCTGTATGGCTGGGCAAAAACGACTGGTCGCCGAGCCTGCGCGCATCGACACGGTTGAGGGCTGGACAAAGTCCGACCACATGTGGACCCGGCGCGCGGCGCTGGTCATCACCTTGCCGTGGACCAAGCAGAACAACCCAAAGCCAGAAGAACTCGCGATCCGCGACCGGGTGCTGGGCTGGGCCGCTGGCTATGTCGAGGACCAGGATTGGTTCATCCAGAAAGCCGTGGCCTGGTGGCTGCGCGACCTATCAAAACACGACCCCGACCGCACCCGCAGCTTTCTTGAGGGGCATGGCGACAAGTTGAAAGCTTTTGCGCGTAAAGAAGCAGGTAAATATCTGGCCTAA
- a CDS encoding D-galactarate dehydratase, with product MKHVILMPAFVLTLAGCSGLDMNNIMPRPPHLQNQPTYGGDLPPAPPSDAITVDEFDTATEEDRMAAATTPPVAAAGSLGVTVASLGDPTAPGFWLETPLVSSETQGRVQSKSTGRTVKVTLRPISSGGSRVSLSTLQLLDLDISGLHELVVFGS from the coding sequence ATGAAACATGTAATTCTGATGCCCGCATTTGTCCTGACCCTGGCTGGGTGTTCCGGCCTGGATATGAACAATATAATGCCGCGCCCCCCGCATTTGCAGAACCAACCCACCTATGGCGGTGATCTGCCGCCTGCGCCGCCCAGTGACGCGATCACTGTGGACGAGTTCGATACAGCGACGGAAGAAGACCGCATGGCGGCCGCAACCACGCCGCCTGTCGCCGCCGCTGGGTCGCTTGGCGTCACGGTGGCCAGCCTTGGCGATCCGACCGCGCCGGGTTTTTGGCTCGAAACCCCACTGGTTTCGTCCGAGACACAGGGGCGTGTTCAGTCCAAGTCAACTGGCCGCACGGTCAAGGTCACTCTTCGCCCCATTTCAAGTGGCGGAAGCCGGGTGTCATTGTCGACGCTCCAGCTGTTGGACCTCGACATCTCGGGCTTGCATGAACTGGTCGTCTTTGGGTCGTGA
- the moaA gene encoding GTP 3',8-cyclase MoaA, translating to MEKPQLVDPFMRAVTYLRLSVTDRCDFRCTYCMSENMTFLPKKDLLTLEELDRICTAFIGLGVRKLRITGGEPLVRKGIIGFFEGMGRHLDSGALDELTLTTNGSQLHRFAKDLYAAGVRRVNISLDTLDEEKFAHITRWGRLPQVMRGIDAALDARLKVKINAVALKGFNDSELFSLVDWCAQKGLDLTFIEVMPMGDMGEENRIDQYWPLSDLRAQLAERLTLTDLDESTGGPARYMRVEETGQKIGLITPLTHNFCESCNRVRMSCTGQFYTCLGHDGMSDLRAPLRASESDAVLIDAIHAAIGRKPKGHDFDYSRQSVQGQTIRHMNHTGG from the coding sequence ATGGAAAAACCTCAGCTTGTCGACCCGTTTATGCGCGCAGTCACCTATTTGCGCTTGTCCGTCACGGACCGCTGCGATTTTCGCTGCACCTACTGCATGTCGGAAAACATGACTTTCCTGCCAAAGAAAGACCTACTGACCCTTGAGGAACTGGACCGAATCTGCACCGCCTTTATCGGCCTTGGGGTGCGCAAACTGCGCATTACCGGCGGCGAACCGTTGGTGCGCAAGGGAATCATCGGCTTTTTTGAGGGTATGGGGCGTCATCTGGACAGCGGCGCGCTGGATGAGCTGACATTGACCACAAATGGATCGCAGCTGCATCGCTTTGCGAAGGATCTGTATGCGGCGGGCGTGCGGCGGGTGAATATCTCACTTGATACGCTGGACGAAGAGAAATTTGCCCACATCACCCGTTGGGGGCGGTTGCCGCAAGTCATGCGCGGCATCGATGCGGCCCTTGATGCGCGGTTGAAGGTGAAGATCAACGCCGTCGCGCTGAAGGGCTTCAACGATAGCGAGCTTTTCTCGCTGGTCGATTGGTGCGCACAAAAAGGGCTGGATCTGACATTTATCGAGGTTATGCCGATGGGCGATATGGGGGAAGAAAACCGGATCGACCAATACTGGCCGCTGTCAGACCTGCGCGCCCAGCTGGCCGAACGCCTGACGTTGACCGATCTGGACGAGAGCACGGGCGGCCCGGCCCGCTATATGCGGGTCGAAGAAACCGGCCAGAAAATCGGCCTGATCACGCCGCTGACTCACAATTTCTGCGAAAGCTGCAACCGCGTACGGATGAGCTGCACCGGCCAGTTCTACACCTGTTTGGGCCATGACGGCATGTCAGACCTGCGCGCGCCGCTGCGGGCATCGGAAAGTGATGCGGTGTTGATCGACGCCATACATGCCGCAATAGGGCGTAAACCCAAAGGGCACGATTTCGACTATTCCCGGCAGAGTGTGCAGGGTCAGACGATCCGCCACATGAACCACACCGGCGGCTGA
- a CDS encoding M20 aminoacylase family protein — protein MPIKNRFHELKDEITAWRRDFHAHPELMFDTHRTAGIVAEKLRGFGCDEVVEGIGRTGVVGVIKGRSDNAGKVVGLRADMDALPIDEATGLDYASTQPGKMHACGHDGHTAMLLGAAQYLAETRNFDGTCIVIFQPAEEGGGGARVMCEDGLMERFGIQEVYGMHNWPGHDAGTFAIRPGPFFAATDLLDIQFEGRGGHAAKPHDTVDPVVMASQAVQALQTIVSRNVDPTLQVVVSITSFKTSSNAFNVIPQSVQLGGTVRTLSTEMRDLAEARVHAICNGIADTFGGTATVRYERNYPVMVNHAAETEHAAHAAQTVSGTCGEAPLIMGGEDFAYMLEERPGAYILVGNGDTAMVHHPEYNFNDEIIPQGCSWWVEVVEKRMPAS, from the coding sequence AACTAATGTTCGACACGCATCGCACCGCCGGTATCGTGGCCGAGAAATTGCGCGGTTTTGGCTGTGATGAGGTGGTTGAAGGCATCGGCCGCACCGGGGTCGTTGGTGTCATCAAAGGCCGGTCCGACAACGCGGGCAAGGTTGTGGGGTTGCGTGCCGATATGGATGCGCTGCCAATCGACGAGGCGACGGGGCTGGATTATGCCTCGACCCAACCGGGCAAGATGCATGCTTGCGGGCATGACGGGCACACGGCGATGCTTTTGGGCGCCGCACAATATCTGGCGGAAACCCGGAATTTCGACGGCACCTGCATTGTGATCTTCCAACCCGCCGAAGAGGGCGGCGGCGGGGCGCGCGTGATGTGCGAAGACGGTCTGATGGAGCGGTTCGGTATTCAGGAAGTTTACGGCATGCACAATTGGCCGGGCCATGATGCGGGCACGTTTGCGATCCGTCCGGGCCCGTTTTTTGCGGCCACCGATCTGCTGGACATTCAGTTTGAAGGCCGCGGTGGGCACGCAGCTAAACCGCATGACACGGTGGACCCGGTGGTGATGGCGTCGCAAGCCGTGCAAGCCCTGCAAACGATCGTTTCGCGCAATGTCGACCCCACATTGCAGGTGGTTGTCTCGATCACGTCGTTTAAGACAAGTTCCAATGCTTTCAACGTGATACCGCAGAGTGTTCAACTTGGCGGAACGGTCCGTACACTGTCGACTGAGATGCGCGATCTGGCCGAGGCGCGTGTGCACGCGATCTGCAATGGCATTGCAGATACTTTTGGCGGGACGGCCACCGTCCGCTACGAACGCAACTATCCGGTCATGGTCAACCATGCAGCGGAAACCGAACATGCGGCCCACGCGGCGCAGACCGTGTCGGGTACCTGCGGGGAGGCCCCTTTGATCATGGGCGGTGAGGATTTCGCCTATATGCTGGAAGAGCGTCCCGGCGCTTATATTCTGGTCGGCAATGGTGACACCGCGATGGTTCACCACCCTGAATACAACTTCAACGACGAGATCATCCCGCAGGGCTGTTCATGGTGGGTCGAGGTCGTCGAGAAGCGAATGCCCGCGTCGTAA
- a CDS encoding DUF3955 domain-containing protein yields the protein MKKLLRTLGSVSLVFAATSWLAERIFYGGLDENGVLQESFNVPLSIFLFVFGVICLALSFVVKSKR from the coding sequence ATGAAAAAACTACTGCGCACGCTTGGATCGGTTTCGCTTGTTTTCGCCGCCACATCATGGCTGGCTGAGCGCATCTTCTACGGCGGCTTGGATGAAAACGGTGTGTTGCAGGAAAGCTTTAACGTCCCGCTTTCAATTTTTCTTTTTGTGTTTGGGGTGATCTGTTTGGCGCTGTCGTTCGTTGTGAAATCAAAGCGTTAG